One segment of Streptomyces sp. YIM 121038 DNA contains the following:
- a CDS encoding terminase: MPWRGPTYSGEIPTLGYQVLGWIAENLIVPDGPAAGEPLEFTDEQAMFVLQLYAIDPHFSGPAIGGRALRNGRRIRRAVLSRPKGWGKSPLVAALCLAEALADVVPDGWDADGEPVGRPWTTLGFKAKVQIVAVSEDQTANTWDPLLEMARGGPVLDAYDIEPMETFVNVPRGRVEFVTSSGTSREGFRPVFSAMDQTESWIPSNGGRKLAATIRRNLGKVNGCSVETPNAFIPGEGSVAERSFEAWTKQQEGKLKLDEGLLFDHREAPAETDPADERSLMDGLAVAYGDSADRSGGWVNLRRLLAEYWDPDTDPQDARRYYLNQVTHATDGWISQPEWASVAAIEKVVADQDEIVLGFDGSRRRAHGVTDATALVGCRVSDGHLFLLGCWEQPDGPFGQDWQVPTVEVLAAVEDAFREYKVVGMYADPARWESHVAKWEADHGRRLKLKASVQHPIEWWMTGGRSNQIVRALEKFRSSVVDGELSHDGSSVLTRHILNARRRESRSGIQIMKEHPDSPRKIDAAVAAVLAWQARVDAMAKGLGRKKTGKSGRVVVLR, translated from the coding sequence ATGCCTTGGCGCGGACCCACTTACTCGGGCGAGATCCCGACTTTGGGCTACCAGGTTCTCGGCTGGATAGCGGAGAACCTGATCGTTCCTGACGGGCCAGCCGCTGGTGAACCACTGGAGTTCACCGACGAGCAGGCGATGTTCGTCCTGCAGCTGTACGCCATCGACCCGCATTTCTCGGGTCCCGCCATCGGCGGGCGGGCTCTTCGTAACGGGCGCCGTATTCGTCGAGCCGTCCTCTCTCGCCCGAAGGGTTGGGGGAAGTCGCCGCTGGTCGCGGCGCTCTGTCTGGCGGAGGCGCTGGCCGATGTGGTCCCGGACGGCTGGGACGCTGACGGGGAGCCTGTTGGGCGGCCTTGGACGACGCTGGGCTTCAAGGCGAAGGTGCAGATCGTTGCGGTCTCGGAGGATCAGACGGCGAACACGTGGGATCCCCTGCTGGAGATGGCCCGCGGCGGTCCGGTGCTGGACGCCTACGACATTGAGCCGATGGAGACCTTCGTCAATGTCCCGCGAGGGCGCGTCGAGTTCGTGACCAGCTCGGGGACCAGCCGGGAGGGATTCCGGCCGGTGTTCTCCGCGATGGACCAGACGGAGTCGTGGATTCCTTCGAACGGCGGACGGAAGCTGGCCGCGACGATCCGCCGCAATCTGGGCAAGGTTAACGGCTGTTCTGTCGAGACGCCGAACGCGTTCATTCCCGGCGAGGGGTCGGTAGCCGAGCGGTCGTTTGAGGCGTGGACGAAGCAGCAGGAAGGCAAACTGAAGTTGGATGAGGGCCTGCTGTTCGATCATCGCGAGGCTCCTGCTGAGACTGACCCCGCGGATGAGCGGTCGTTGATGGATGGCCTCGCCGTGGCCTACGGCGATTCGGCGGACAGGAGCGGCGGCTGGGTGAACCTGCGCCGCCTGCTTGCTGAGTACTGGGATCCGGATACGGACCCTCAGGATGCCCGGCGGTACTACCTGAACCAGGTCACTCACGCGACGGACGGATGGATCAGCCAACCGGAATGGGCAAGCGTCGCAGCCATCGAGAAGGTCGTGGCGGACCAGGACGAAATCGTTCTCGGCTTCGACGGTTCCCGTCGCCGCGCCCATGGCGTGACGGATGCGACGGCTCTGGTCGGCTGCCGAGTCTCGGACGGACATCTCTTCCTGCTCGGCTGCTGGGAGCAACCCGACGGGCCGTTCGGCCAGGACTGGCAGGTACCCACAGTCGAGGTGCTCGCGGCGGTCGAGGACGCTTTCCGCGAATACAAGGTCGTCGGGATGTACGCCGACCCGGCCAGGTGGGAGTCCCATGTGGCGAAATGGGAGGCGGACCATGGGCGCCGGCTGAAGTTGAAGGCGTCGGTGCAGCATCCCATCGAGTGGTGGATGACGGGCGGGCGGTCGAACCAGATCGTGCGGGCGTTGGAGAAGTTCCGCTCGAGCGTCGTCGACGGCGAGTTGTCCCATGACGGGTCGAGCGTGTTGACGAGGCACATCCTCAACGCGCGCCGCCGCGAGTCGCGTAGTGGCATTCAGATCATGAAGGAGCATCCCGACAGCCCCCGGAAGATCGACGCCGCAGTCGCGGCGGTGCTTGCCTGGCAGGCCCGTGTGGACGCGATGGCCAAGGGTCTTGGCCGTAAGAAGACGGGTAAGTCGGGACGGGTGGTGGTGCTGCGGTGA
- a CDS encoding phage portal protein, protein MTLSIPELPLLTLSDDELALINLLRADMLRDRWALQLRDAYFNGEQLVRDLGISIPPQLKGLHTVIGWPRVGVESLEERLDLEAFRWADGSDSAELAEIAEANDLFDESSLAHLDALVYGREYLAVGSGDCGDDCPPLISAESPLDMTLLWDARLRMGTAALRECAADTFVEARPEERMLVLYLPDQTVMCLPSESGGWEVIDRDMHGLGVVPVVRMANRQRTADRVGRSEITPEVMSITDAACRRLMGMEVAAEFFGAPQRYILGAAESAFQDAEGNAKSAWETYIGRVLALERDEDGNVPAVGQFAAHDPTGMTKIIDLYARIMSSQFGLPPHMLGYTTDNPASADAIRSTEAKLVKRSERRIRRFGASWQQAMRLALWIRDGEPPDKTRRIETVWRNPATPTVAAQVDATVKLVQAGVLPADSDVTLEMAGFTEAQRQRVAADRRRAEGRAGSSALMDRLAELGANANSPSAAEPSEADLGIDDLG, encoded by the coding sequence GTGACCCTCTCGATCCCTGAACTCCCGCTGCTGACGCTGTCGGACGACGAGCTTGCCCTGATCAACCTGTTGCGTGCGGACATGCTTCGGGACCGCTGGGCGCTGCAGTTGCGGGACGCCTACTTCAACGGCGAGCAGCTGGTTCGCGACCTCGGTATCAGTATTCCGCCGCAGCTCAAGGGTCTGCATACGGTGATCGGCTGGCCGCGTGTCGGTGTCGAGTCGCTGGAGGAGCGCCTAGATCTGGAGGCGTTCCGGTGGGCTGACGGCTCGGACTCTGCCGAGCTGGCCGAGATCGCCGAGGCCAACGACCTGTTCGACGAGTCGTCGCTGGCTCACCTGGACGCCCTGGTGTACGGCCGCGAGTATCTGGCGGTCGGCTCCGGTGACTGCGGCGACGACTGCCCGCCGTTGATCTCGGCGGAGTCGCCGCTGGACATGACGCTGCTGTGGGATGCGCGGCTGCGGATGGGGACGGCGGCGTTGCGGGAGTGCGCGGCGGACACGTTCGTCGAGGCGCGCCCTGAGGAGCGGATGCTGGTCCTGTACCTGCCGGATCAGACGGTGATGTGCTTGCCGTCGGAGTCGGGGGGCTGGGAGGTCATCGACCGGGACATGCATGGCCTGGGTGTCGTGCCGGTGGTGCGGATGGCGAACCGGCAGCGCACTGCCGACCGGGTGGGTAGGAGCGAGATCACGCCCGAGGTTATGTCGATCACGGATGCGGCGTGCCGGCGGCTGATGGGCATGGAGGTCGCCGCTGAGTTCTTTGGGGCGCCGCAGCGCTACATCCTCGGTGCGGCCGAGTCGGCATTCCAGGATGCGGAGGGCAACGCCAAGAGCGCCTGGGAGACGTACATCGGCCGGGTCCTCGCGCTGGAGCGGGATGAGGACGGCAACGTCCCCGCGGTCGGCCAGTTCGCGGCGCACGACCCGACGGGCATGACGAAGATCATCGACCTGTACGCCAGGATCATGTCCAGCCAGTTCGGGCTGCCGCCGCACATGCTCGGCTACACCACCGACAACCCTGCCTCCGCCGACGCGATCCGCTCCACCGAAGCCAAGCTCGTCAAGCGCTCCGAGCGGCGCATCCGCAGGTTCGGTGCGTCCTGGCAGCAGGCCATGAGGCTCGCTCTGTGGATCCGCGACGGCGAGCCGCCCGACAAGACGCGGCGCATCGAGACGGTCTGGCGCAACCCGGCGACACCCACCGTGGCAGCCCAGGTGGATGCCACGGTGAAGCTGGTGCAGGCCGGCGTGCTGCCCGCGGACTCGGACGTCACGCTGGAGATGGCTGGGTTCACAGAGGCGCAGCGGCAGCGCGTGGCCGCGGACCGGCGGCGGGCTGAGGGCCGGGCCGGGAGCAGCGCGCTGATGGACCGCCTCGCCGAGCTCGGCGCGAACGCCAACAGCCCCTCGGCGGCCGAACCGTCGGAGGCTGACCTTGGCATCGACGACCTCGGATAG
- a CDS encoding phage major capsid protein, which produces MVATAPLKLSDVNDALLPRTLTGPIFEKSVEQSAVMALARRAPLAIDATTSVPIPMDVPTADWVGQAAKKPLSTSSVGVKQMTAKKLAVLIPVAEEVVMTNAGGLWTQLQTDLPTAFARAFDHAAIHGKTMKGAAGPFDDYLAETTNSVALGTASQSNGGIWADLVTGMEKVIDSDWDYTGTVADHRLKPKLLLATDTTGRPILVDTTTPGTNMAAAGTLIGEPLAYSRSVSGKQRRQSASSDSGLRGIGGDWSQAAFGVGMDITVRISKEATYVDEDGGVHSAFQENLVLLLAEAFYGLVIGDTDAFVKFTGTPSGSA; this is translated from the coding sequence ATGGTGGCTACGGCCCCTCTCAAGCTCTCTGACGTCAACGATGCCCTACTGCCCCGGACGCTCACCGGCCCGATCTTCGAGAAGTCGGTGGAGCAGTCCGCGGTGATGGCGCTGGCGCGCCGGGCGCCGCTGGCGATTGACGCGACGACGTCGGTGCCGATCCCGATGGACGTGCCGACCGCCGACTGGGTCGGGCAGGCGGCGAAGAAGCCGCTGTCCACATCGTCGGTGGGCGTGAAGCAGATGACCGCCAAGAAGCTCGCCGTCCTCATCCCGGTCGCGGAAGAGGTCGTGATGACCAACGCGGGCGGGCTGTGGACGCAACTGCAGACGGACCTGCCGACGGCGTTCGCGCGGGCCTTCGACCACGCAGCGATCCACGGCAAGACCATGAAGGGCGCGGCCGGGCCGTTCGACGACTACCTGGCCGAGACCACCAACTCGGTGGCGCTCGGCACCGCGTCGCAGAGCAACGGCGGTATCTGGGCTGACCTGGTGACCGGCATGGAGAAGGTCATCGACTCGGACTGGGACTACACCGGCACCGTCGCCGACCACCGGCTGAAGCCGAAGCTTCTGCTGGCCACCGACACGACCGGCCGTCCGATCCTGGTCGACACGACGACCCCGGGCACGAACATGGCGGCGGCGGGCACGCTGATCGGCGAGCCGCTCGCCTACTCGCGTTCGGTGTCCGGCAAGCAGCGCCGTCAGTCGGCGTCCAGCGACTCGGGTCTGCGCGGCATCGGCGGCGACTGGTCCCAGGCGGCGTTCGGCGTGGGCATGGACATCACGGTGAGGATCTCCAAGGAGGCGACCTACGTCGACGAGGACGGCGGCGTGCACTCGGCGTTCCAGGAGAACCTGGTGCTCCTCCTCGCCGAGGCCTTCTACGGCCTGGTGATCGGTGACACCGACGCGTTCGTCAAGTTCACCGGCACGCCGTCGGGCAGCGCCTGA
- a CDS encoding glycosyltransferase family 4 protein — MLRPLVERGHDVSVWLSRYGKAHREYEYRGIKVIPLESRLDFPSAVRRADVLLGHLETVPSTASLARGYGKPLIVVCHNTHPPTFRDMAAGGTALAVYNSRWMEAEAEVFFAEYPKSIRPADALIVRPPVFADEYATKPGKAITLINCNPEKGGEVLEALAERLPEQQFLAVRGAYGTQILPDLPNVEIIEHVDGQDMRDRVYARTRVLLMPSSYESWGRVGCEALASGIPVVAHPTPGLCESLGEAGIFVDRADVDGYEAVLRKLVSAAEYRLASKRAKARSAELDPSADLAAWCQAVEALPA; from the coding sequence ATGCTGCGTCCTCTGGTGGAGCGTGGCCACGATGTGTCGGTGTGGCTGTCCCGCTACGGCAAGGCCCACCGGGAGTACGAGTACCGCGGCATCAAGGTGATCCCGCTGGAGTCGCGGCTCGACTTTCCTTCGGCGGTGCGGCGGGCGGATGTGCTGCTGGGGCATCTGGAGACGGTGCCGTCGACGGCGTCGCTGGCCCGCGGATACGGCAAGCCGCTGATCGTGGTGTGTCACAACACGCACCCGCCGACGTTCCGGGACATGGCCGCGGGCGGGACCGCGCTGGCGGTGTACAACAGCCGGTGGATGGAGGCGGAGGCGGAGGTCTTCTTCGCCGAGTACCCCAAGTCCATCCGCCCCGCGGACGCGCTGATCGTGCGTCCGCCGGTGTTCGCCGACGAGTACGCGACGAAGCCCGGCAAGGCCATCACGCTGATCAACTGCAACCCGGAGAAGGGCGGCGAGGTCCTCGAAGCCCTTGCCGAGAGGTTGCCGGAGCAGCAGTTCCTCGCCGTCCGAGGAGCCTACGGGACACAGATCCTGCCCGACTTGCCCAACGTCGAGATCATCGAGCATGTCGACGGGCAGGACATGCGGGACCGCGTGTACGCGCGGACCCGGGTGCTGCTGATGCCGTCCTCGTATGAGTCGTGGGGGCGCGTCGGCTGCGAGGCCTTGGCCAGCGGGATTCCCGTCGTGGCCCACCCCACGCCGGGCCTGTGCGAGTCGCTCGGAGAGGCCGGGATCTTCGTGGACCGGGCGGACGTGGACGGCTACGAAGCGGTCCTGCGGAAGCTCGTGTCGGCGGCCGAGTACCGGCTGGCCAGCAAGCGGGCCAAAGCCCGTTCTGCCGAGCTCGACCCGTCCGCTGATCTGGCGGCCTGGTGCCAAGCCGTGGAGGCTCTGCCCGCATAG
- a CDS encoding HK97 gp10 family phage protein, translating to MLRMPGMQAEMLRRAEVIKAVAVATSPVDERSPNPGHYKASWETDSTSRGGRRRDRAVAYVRNTSYYARWVEYGTERVPPHHVALRAAQIGGRNQ from the coding sequence ATGCTGCGAATGCCCGGCATGCAGGCGGAGATGCTGCGCCGCGCCGAGGTCATCAAGGCCGTCGCGGTGGCGACCTCTCCAGTTGACGAGCGCAGTCCGAACCCGGGGCACTACAAGGCGTCGTGGGAGACGGACAGCACGAGCCGCGGCGGCAGGCGCCGTGACCGGGCTGTTGCCTACGTCCGCAACACCTCCTACTACGCGCGGTGGGTGGAGTACGGCACCGAACGCGTACCCCCGCATCACGTGGCACTCCGGGCCGCGCAGATCGGCGGGCGGAACCAGTGA
- a CDS encoding phage tail protein, producing MVNITRAADLTVIGANGAGWVADTGTAAPAAPLTQPMPPWEPLGAISDDGLTYGFDEDSQEFTPWGLTSPFRTQITKSVRTFKATLWETARVSVQSVMYRIPAAELEPVSGVTSFAETASPVPDRRAWWFLVLDGDTARGFYVPQGEVSDRSDVTFKQDEMSGYELTITAYPDAAGNTVYHSDKLPATPDYTGS from the coding sequence ATGGTCAACATCACCCGCGCTGCGGATCTGACGGTCATCGGCGCGAATGGCGCCGGCTGGGTGGCGGACACCGGCACGGCAGCCCCGGCGGCACCGCTGACGCAGCCGATGCCGCCCTGGGAGCCGCTCGGCGCCATCAGCGACGACGGCCTCACCTACGGATTCGACGAGGACAGCCAAGAGTTCACCCCCTGGGGCCTCACCTCGCCGTTCCGCACGCAGATCACGAAGTCGGTCCGCACGTTCAAGGCGACGCTGTGGGAGACGGCCCGCGTCTCTGTCCAGTCGGTCATGTACCGGATTCCGGCGGCCGAGCTCGAGCCGGTCAGCGGCGTCACCTCCTTCGCCGAGACCGCCAGCCCCGTGCCGGACCGCAGGGCCTGGTGGTTCCTCGTCCTCGACGGCGACACGGCCCGCGGCTTCTACGTCCCCCAGGGTGAGGTGTCCGACCGCTCCGACGTCACCTTCAAGCAGGACGAAATGAGCGGATATGAATTGACCATCACCGCCTACCCAGACGCCGCAGGCAACACCGTCTACCACAGCGACAAGCTCCCGGCCACGCCCGACTACACCGGGTCCTGA